A genomic window from Lotus japonicus ecotype B-129 chromosome 1, LjGifu_v1.2 includes:
- the LOC130713171 gene encoding uncharacterized protein LOC130713171, giving the protein MRVCIDYRDLNSATPKDEYPMPVAEMMVDSAAGNEYLSLLDGYSGYNQIYIAEDDVSKTAFRCPGALGTYEWVVMPFGLKNAGATYQRVMNTIFHEYIEKFMQVYIDDIVVKSKSQDVHIEHLKLSFEKMRTYGLKMNPLKCAFGVIAGQFLGFIVHKKGIEIDQNKAKAIFNTQPPSNKKQLQSLLGKVNFLRRFIMDLSGKTKVFSTLLRLKKEQEFQWREEHQKAFEEIKASLTTAPVMAPIIRGKPMKLYISASEETIGCVLAQDDEDGVERAIYYLSRILNDAETRYSLVEKLCLCLYFSCTKLKYYIKPIDVTVISHYDIIKHMLFKPILHSRIGKWALALTEFSLSYQHLRAMKGQVIADFLVDHSGSKEQEMVVTLKPWELYFDGSKHKKGTRIGILIVSPQGIPTKIKLGIEGECSNNEAEYEALLIGLETALNLGARELLIRGDSELVIKQFTGEYQCVSENLMKYHSKAVRMLRSFDEVELCHIPRIENAEANVLAQIASGYRLPRKKFKELVKVKRKFIPSFKERGTEFEREVLVISNLDDSDWRKPIVKYLQDPNAPADRRIKYRALSYLILNAELFKKGMNEVLLKCLSEEEAFRAVKAVHDGICGAHQAGHKMKWTLSRQGVYWPSMLKDCIEYAKSCAECQKHAGIQHVPARELHSIVKPWPFRGWALDLIGQIHPSSSKQHDYIIVAIDYFTKWVEAIPLRGVDQDTVISFIQEHIIFRYGIPETLATDQGSVFTGRKMVQFAEDFGIKLLTSTPYYAQANGQVEAANKVLINLVKKHISQKPRRWHETLSQVLWAYRNSPKEATGVTPFRLTYGHEAVLPIEICLQSVRIQRQFEISCDDYWNMMYDELIELDEERLNALEVMIRQKERITRSYNKKVKYKAFSVGDLVWKVILPMDKKDRAYGKWAPKWEGPFKVIKCYSNNAYSIEEIGTIARILTINGKYLKRFKPAIHEIKIDIET; this is encoded by the coding sequence ATGAGGGTTTGCATAGATTATAGAGATTTAAATTCGGCTACGCCGAAAGATGAATATCCCATGCCTGTAGCCGAAATGATGGTAGATTCTGCTGCAGGAAATGAGTATTTAAGTTTACTGGATGGATATTCCGGGTATAACCAGATTTATATTGCAGAGGATGATGTGTCGAAGACTGCGTTTCGGTGTCCAGGGGCACTAGGAACATATGAATGGGTGGTGATGCCGTTCGGCCTTAAAAATGCCGGTGCAACTTATCAGAGGGTAATGAACACTATTTTTCATGAATACATTGAGAAATTTATGCAAGTGTATATCGATGATATTGTAGTAAAATCGAAATCTCAGGATGTCCATATTGAACATCTTAAGTTATCATTTGAAAAAATGAGAACGTACGGCTTAAAAATGAACCCACTCAAATGTGCTTTTGGTGTAATTGCAGGGCAATTCCTGGGATTCATTGTTCATAAGAAGGGCATTGAAATCGACCAGAACAAGGCAAAAGCAATCTTCAACACTCAACCACCGTCGAATAAAAAACAGTTACAGTCCTTGTTGGGCAAAGTCAACTTCTTGAGAAGGTTTATCATGGATTTAAGTGGGAAAACCAAGGTATTCTCCACATTACTTCGACTCAAGAAAGAACAAGAGTTTCAATGGAGGGAAGAACATCAGAAGGCATTCGAGGAAATAAAAGCCAGCTTAACAACGGCACCAGTCATGGCTCCCATTATTCGTGGAAAACCAATGAAACTCTACATTTCGGCATCAGAGGAAACTATTGGCTGTGTGTTGGctcaagatgatgaagatggagtCGAAagggctatatattatttgagcCGAATCCTTAACGATGCTGAAACTAGATATAGTTTAGTagaaaaattgtgtttatgtttgTATTTTTCATGTACTAAACTTAAGTACTATATTAAACCTATTGATGTAACTGTTATTtcccattatgatataataaagcacatgctGTTCAAGCCCATTCTTCATAGTCGAATTGGAAAGTGGGCGTTGGCCCTTACTGAGTTTTCTTTGAGTTATCAACATTTGAGGGCTATGAAAGGCCAAGTAATAGCTGATTTCTTGGTTGATCATAGTGGGTCGAAAGAACAGGAGATGGTAGTGACGTTGAAACCTTGGGAATTGTATTTCGATGGTTCGAAGCATAAGAAGGGTACCAGGATAGGTATCTTAATAGTTTCACCCCAAGGGATCCCGACAAAAATTAAGTTGGGAATCGAAGGAGAGTGTTCGAATAATGAGGCGGAGTATGAAGCTTTATTGATAGGGCTCGAAACGGCTCTAAATTTGGGAGCTAGAGAGCTCTTAATTCGTGGAGATTCGGAGTTGGTTATTAAACAATTTACTGGCGAATACCAATGTGTTAGTGAGAATTTAATGAAATATCATTCGAAAGCAGTCAGAATGTTAAGGAGTTTTGATGAAGTCGAACTATGCCATATCCCTAGGATTGAAAATGCTGAAGCGAATGTTTTGGCACAAATTGCGTCAGGTTACCGGCTACCTCGTAAAAAGTTTAAAGAGCTAGTAAAAGTCAAAAGAAAGTTTATCCCTAGCTTTAAGGAAAGGGGAACGGAGTTCGAGCGAGAGGTATTGGTCATTAGTAATTTAGATGACAGTGATTGGAGGAAACCTATCGTGAAATATTTGCAAGACCCAAATGCACCAGCAGATCGGAGAATAAAATATCGAGCTCTAAGTTACTTGATTTTGAATGCCGAATTGTTTAAAAAAGGGATGAATGAAGTTTTACTAAAGTGCCTAAGTGAAGAAGAGGCATTTCGAGCAGTCAAGGCCGTTCATGATGGTATATGTGGGGCGCATCAGGCAGGCCATAAGATGAAGTGGACATTGAGTCGACAAGGAGTATATTGGCCAAGTATGTTAAAAGATTGCATAGAATATGCCAAGTCTTGCGCCGAATGTCAGAAGCATGCTGGCATCCAACATGTACCGGCAAGAGAATTACATTCGATTGTGAAACCCTGGCCATTTAGGGGATGGGCGTTGGACTTGATAGGTCAGATACATCCTTCTTCGTCTAAACAACACGATTATATAATAGTGGCTATCGATTATTTCACcaaatgggtcgaagccatccCGCTGAGAGGTGTCGATCAAGATACGGTTATTAGTTTTATTCAGGAACACATAATATTTAGATATGGGATTCCTGAGACGTTAGCTACTGACCAGGGGTCAGTATTTACTGGAAGGAAAATGGTTCAGTTTGCTGAGGATTTTGGAATAAAACTGTTAACCTCGACACCATATTATGCTCAGGCAAATGGACAAGTCGAAGCAGCTAATAAAGTTTTGATTAACTTGGTTAAAAAACACATTAGTCAAAAGCCAAGAAGGTGGCATGAAACGTTGAGTCAAGTTTTATGGGCTTATCGAAATTCGCCCAAAGAGGCCACTGGAGTAACTCCTTTTCGACTTACGTACGGGCATGAGGCAGTTTTACCGATCGAAATTTGCTTACAGTCCGTTAGGATTCAAAGGCAATTCGAGATTTCGTGCGatgattattggaatatgatgtaTGACGAGTTAATCGAATTGGACGAGGAAAGATTAAATGCTTTAGAAGTTATGATTCGACAAAAAGAACGAATTACTAGAAGTTATAATAAAAAAGTCAAGTATAAGGCATTCAGCGTTGGAGACTTAGTTTGGAAAGTGATCCTTCCAATGGACAAAAAAGATCGAGCATATGGAAAATGGGCCCCTAAATGGGAAGGGCCATTTAAAGTGATTAAGTGTTATTCAAACAACGCGTATTCGATTGAGGAAATTGGAACGATTGCTCGAATATTGACGATAAATGGAAAGTACTTAAAAAGGTTTAAGCCAGcgattcatgaaataaaaatcgATATCGAAACGTAG